The DNA segment GGATGGCTGTGTTTCTCTGAGATTCTGTGGCCTTCCAGGTTTTCAACTGAgcctttatttttgtttctgtgacATTTGAGAAACTTGCCTTaactgtgtgagagagaaagaaaaaaaagaaagtgaagcAACAGAGTAGCTGGATGTAGTAAAAcagtgtataggtgtgtgtgtgtgcgtccatgAGAGAGAGAATGGCGAAAATAGGTTGGATCAGAAGGATAAGAaagtaaaacaggaaaaaaattgaaatatatatatatatgtgtatatatatatgtgtgtatatatatatgtgtgtatatatatatgtgtgtatatatatatgtatatatatgtgtgtatatatatatgtatatatatatgtatatatatgtgtgtatatatatatgtgtgtatatatatatgtatatatatgtgtgtatgtatatatatatgtgtgatgtatatgtatatatatgtgtgtatgtatatgtatatatatgtgtatatgtatatgtatatatgtatgtatatatagatatgtgtgtatgtatatatatatgtgtgtatgtatatatatatgtgtgtatgtatatatatagtgtgtatgtatatatatatgtggtgtatgtatatatatatggtgtgtatgtatatatatatatatataatgtgtgtatgtatatatatatatatatatatatatagatgtatgtatgtatatatatatatatataatatatgtgtgtatgtatatattatatatatatgtgtgtatgttatatatatatatatgtgtgtatgtatatatatctatatgtgtgtatgtaatatatatatatgtgtgtatgtatatatatatatatagtgtgtatgtatatatatatatatatattatgtgtgtatgtatatatatatatatatatgtgtgtatgtatatatatatatatatatgtgtgtatgtatatatatatatatatgtgtgtgtatgtatatatatatatatgtatgtgtgtatgtatgtatatatatatatatatgtgtgtatgtatatatatatatatatgtgtgtatgtatgtaatatatatatatatgtgtgtatgtatatatatatatatatatgtgtgtatgtatatatatatatatatgtgtgtatgtatatatatatatatatgtgtgtatgtatatatatatattatatgtgtgtatgtatatatatatatgtgtgtatgtatatataatatatatatgtgtgtatgtatatatatatatatatgtgtgtatgtatatatatataatatatatgtgtgtatgtatatatatatatatatatgtgtgtatgtatatatatataatatatgtgtgtatgatatatatatatatgtgtgtatatatatatatgtgtgtatgtatatatatatatatgtgtgtatatatatatatgtgtgtatgtatatatgtgtgtgtatgtatatatatatatatggtgtatatatattatatgtgtgtatgtatatatgtatgtgtatatatatgtgtgtgtatgtatatatgtgtgtatgttatatgtgtgtatgtatatatgtgtgtatgtatatatgtgtgtatgtatatatgtgtatgtatatatgtgtgtatgttatatatatatatatagtatgtatatatatatatatatattatatatgtgtgtatgtattatatatatatatatatatatgatatgtatatatatatatatatgtatgtatatatattatatatatgtatatgtatatatatatagatatgtatgtatatatatattatatgtatgtatatatatatataatgtatgtatatatatatattatatgtatgtatgtatatatatataatatgtatgtatgtatgtatgtataatatatatgtatgtatgtatatatatatatatatgtagtatatatatatatatatatgtatgtatataatatatatatatatatatatgtatgtatatattatatatatgtatgtatatatatataatatatatgtatgtatatatatatatatatgtatgttatatatatatatgtatgtatgtatatatatatgttgtatgtatatatatatgtatatgtgtatatatatatgtatgtatatatatataatatatatatatgtagtatatatatatagtatgtatatatatatatgtattatatatatatgtatgtatatatatatatgtataatatatatatgatgtatatatatatatgtatgtatatgtatgtatgtatgtatatatatatatgtatgtatatgtatgtatgtatatatatatatgtatgtatatgtatgtatgtatgtatatatatatatgtatgtatattatatgtatgtatatatatatatatgtatgtatattatatatatatatgttatatatatatatatatgtatgtatatatatatatgtatgtatatatatatgtatgtatatatatatatgtatgtatatatatatatgtatgtatatatatatatgtatgtataatatatgtagtatatatatatagtatgtatatatatatatgtatatatatatatatgtatgttatatattatatatatgtatgtatatatatatatatatgtatgtatatattatatatatatatatatagtatgtatatatatatatgtatgtatatatatatatgtatgtatatatatatgtatgtatatatatatatgtatgtatatatatatatgatgtatatatatatatgtatgtatatatatatatgtatgtatatatatatgtatgtataatatatatatgtatgatgtatatatatgtatgtatatatgtataatatgtatgttatatatatatatgtatgtatgtatatatatatatgtattatatatatatatatagtatgtatgtatatatatatgtatgtatgatatatatatatatatatgtatatatatatatatgtatgtaatatatatatgtatgtatatataatatatatgtatatatatatatgtatgatatatatatatatatgtatgtatatatatatatgtatgtgtatatatatatgtatgttatatataatatatgtataatatatatgtatgtatatatatatatatatgtatgtatatatatgtatgtatatatatatatatatgtatgtatatatatgtatgtatatatatgtatgtatatatatatatgtatatatatatatgtatgtatatatatatatatgtatgatatatatatatatgtatgtatatataatatatgtatgtatatatatatatatatatatgtatatatatatatatatatgtatgtataatatatatgtatgtatatatatatatatgtatatatattgtatatatatatgtatatatatatatatatgtatgtatatatatatgtatgtattatatgtatgtaatatatatatgtatgtatatatatatgtatgtatatatatatgatgtatatatatatgtatgtatatatatatgtatgtatatataatatatatgtatgtatatatatattgtatgtatatatatatgtatgtatatatatatatatagtatgtatgtatatatatgtatgtatatatatatgtatgtatatatatatgtatgtatatatatatgtatgtatatatatatatgtatgtatatatatatatatgtatgtatatatatatgtatgtatgtatatatatgtatgtatgtatatatatgtatgtatatatatatatgtatgtatatatatatatgtatgtatatgtatgtatgtatatatatatatgtatgtatgtatatgtatgtatgtatatgtatatatatatgtatgtatgtatatgtatgtatgtatatgtatatatatatgtatgtatgtgtatatatatatgtatgtatgtatgtgtatatatatatgtatgtatgtatgtgtatatatatatgtgtatatatatatgtatgtatgtatgtgtatatatatatatgtatgtatgtgtatatatatatatgtatgtatgtatgtgtatatatatatgtatgtatgtatatgtatatatatatgtgtatatatatatgtatgtatgtatatgtatatatatatgtgtatatatatatgtatgtatgtatatgtgtatatatatatgtatgtatgtatatgtatatatatatgtgagtatatatgtatgtatgtatatgtatatatatatgtgtatatatgtatgtatgtatatgtatatatatatgtgtatatatatatgtatatgtgtatatatatacatacacacaggttatGAAAGAGAGCGAGAGTAAGTGTGATTGGATGGATGTCAATGTCCTAGTGAGCAAAAACCAGTGGAAAAGAGTCAAAGAAATGGAAGGATTAATAATTGAGTGCTTTATAACATAGAAGCTGTGTCTCTAGtccctcctcatcaccatcaccaccatcaccactgcactCTTTCTATATCATCTTGACATAAATGAGATGATGCAACAGCCTCGGTGGTAACAATCACAACAACCACCTcgctctgtcttttttttttcgacgGCAGACACCGTCAACCTTCGAAAATGGTTCTTCCTACTCAGTTTGAGAGGTTGATGTGCTACATACTGCTCTACATAACATACACCTTTCCTCCTCTCTTGCCAGTTTAACCTGTCTGGTCTTATTACTCACTTTGccactattttctttctctttctcctcaatCTTTccctttttgtattttcttgctcTCCCCacctctatttttctctccctttttcctttactatatactcttttattcttttacttgtttcagtcatttgactgcggccatgctggagcaccgcctttagtcgagcaaatatcgacccccccaggacttattctttgtaagcctagtacttattctatcggtctcttttgccgaaccgctaagtgacggggacgtaaacacaccagcatcggttgtcaagcaatgctagggggacaaacatatacacacacatacatatttatacgacaggcttctttcagtttccgtctaccaaatccactcgcaaggcattggtcggcccgaggctataacagaagacatttgcccaagatgccacgcagtgggactgaacctggaaccatgtggttggtaagcaagctacttaccacatagccactcctgcgcctatctatcttTAATTGCTATCGTATTCTCTCTATTCAACTAAATTACACTCTCAAACTGTCTTCCAACACTTAAGTTTGTGTGGCTAAggccattctggagcatattATATTTACCAATTTTCTGGTGTAGCAGCTCCTTTGTTggttcatccttttggagttgaatGAATAACAAGTCAATAAAACTCCACCCTAAAAGGTaaggctctagcatggccacatttGACTGAAGCCAGTAAGAGAATAACCTCCTTTATCAAttcttgaaaaatatatttctttactacccacaaggggctaaacatagaggggacaaacaaggacatacaaagggattaagtcgattacatcgaccccagtgctaaactggtactttatttatcgaccccgaaaggatgaaaggcaaagtcgacctcagcagaatttaaactcagaacataacgacagatgaaataccgctaagcatttcgcctggcgtgctaacgtttctgccagctcaccgccctgttaaatatggaacgcttcacgaatttgcgtgttaTCCTTGCGCAGGgaccatgctaatcttctctgtattgttccaattttagtatatgtactgcCAGACAGTGGCAAGGTTTGAGCCTCAGACATAGAGGCATGGCTATGAATACTGCCAACTGCTGCTCTGTCATTTCTGCCACTTCTGAGTAAcactttttaattttggcacaaggccagcaatttcagggtgttggggttagttgattacatcacccaatgctcaactagtacttcattttattgaccccaagaggatgaaaagcaGTTGCCCAAgactgaatttgaactcctaatgattctgtcagcttgcaatTTTGATATTAGTAATAATCCtatcttctataggcacaagacatgagttttttttttaggggAATGGGCTAATTGATTacgtacttatttttatcaaccctaaaaagatgaaaagcaaagcggtgctccagcatggcagcagtcaaatgactgaaacaagtaagagtaaaaagagtattaaaatgatgatatacgCTCTTGTGTGAGTGAACTTTTGTTACCATCTGTCATCATGTGCATTCACTGTTTGTAAACAAAAGCTTCATTGATCAAACAGGTAATGTTGTTTGCTTGTATCACCACAAAAGCAAGTCTGGGCTTCTTCTTGACTTGTTGCTTGTTCTTTACAAAGCAAAACACATCCAAATGGTGTTGTTTGTTCACTTTTGTTTACATTACTATGTCCAGGCTGAGCAAATATTGCATGGCAGTGTGTCTAATAACTCTGTGAATTTActgcttttatgtatgtgttgactgtgtgtattatatattatgtataaggtggcgagctggcagagacgttagcatgccgggcaaagtgcttcgcagtatttcgcccgtcactatgttctgagttcaaattccgcctaggtcgactttgcctttcatcctttcggggtcgatgaattaagtaccagttacgcactggggtcgatgtaatcgacttaatccctttgtttgtcccctctatgtttagccccttgtgggtaataaagaaacatattatatattatgtatgtctaATGTCACCTTTACTTGTTTTCCAGTGTGGCTGTTTTACTTTGGAAGAGTCAGTAGAGTTCTTACGCGGTGGTGGATTCTGCAAAAATGTTCAAGAAGCATAAAAAGCCAGATCGTGCATTGTACGTGTTCCCTGCACGTCGCATGAATGCAGAAAACGAATCACAGCAGAAGTCTTCTTTAATTGATGATGAACcagaatacaacaacaacaacaacaacagctgtgtCAATGTCGCTCACAGAAACACTGCGAACACTGCTATtacacatcaacatcaacacctgGAGTCTTCTCCAAGCAGACAGCAACGTACTGTTTCAATCGCCCCAAAGGATCAAGTAAATGGTCTCCACAAAATTCTGTCCAACAAGTTAAATAACGAATCCTCTCCATACAAACAACAGCGTAATATTCCGAGAGCTAGCAGGGTTCCATCAAACAAGTTTAATAATAAAACTTCCCCTAACAGACAACAACTTATCGTTACTTATACCAGCAAGGACCAGATGAATAATGGCATCCACAAGACTTTATCAGATACTTTGAATAATACATCTTTTCTAGATGAGGGTGAATTTGGTGTGACTAAGGAGGTTAGTCATGATTTTGGTTGTTCCAGACAGTTCGGTCGTGCTAGGCAGCCATACTCCTCAAACTCACAAGGAACAAATAAATTCAAGGCAGCAGGAAGAGGAAGGCTGCTTTCCCTTATGGAAGATTACTTGAAGATGGAATCGGAAGAAAGGAATGGCCATAGTAAAGAATCTGATTCTTTGACATCTGCAGATACTTGTGGTACTGTGATCCGCAATCAGCATACAGTACACAATAATTCTCATCCAAACTCCTCATCTAATGGTGTTTTACGAAACAAACGTGAGAATCCCAGAATTTTGGGTAAAGGGAGAGCTCGCTTAGCTAAAAAGTCTACAATGGCTGAAAAAAAATCTCCAAGAGTTTCATTGGACAGAAGCTCATTGAAGAGTCCAGACATGTCAGCTGGACAGTTTGACTCCTGTGATCAAGAGGATGAACTACAACAACAGGAAGAAAAATCTCCAAGAGCCTCGTTGGACAGAGGCTCGTTGAAGAGTCCAGACATATCGTGGGACAGTTCTGAAATTCCAGCTGAAGACAACACTACTGAAAAGACTGCTGTGGAAAGCAAACCTCTGAGCTGGGCTGAAGAAATGAGAGAATTTGATCGACTTCATCTTAAGGGTAATAacagtgattatgatgatgatgatgacgatgatagtaatTGTAGCATGTCACCACATGTTCTGAGGAATTCAGTTGAGAAAGAGAATCAATACAACAGCAGATCACCTGAAAATCATGTTTTATACAAAACAAATAACTATTCACCCAATGGAAACCAATTTTCTGATAATGGAGTAAACAACAGGCATCGCTCTAAACATCGGATTAACACACGATGGCGGACAGTCTCCAATGATCCCAGTTCTAATGGTAACGGTTTCAACTCTAGAAATAAACTAACATCTAGTTTTGTCGTCAATGGAAATGAAGTTTCTCCGAAAGACCTACGGCATAGAATAAGTAGCATCGCAAACAATGGGAGAATTAACACTTCTTCATATGGGAATAAACAGACATCACTAACACACGGTGACCATACTGAAAGAATAACCAAATCTTGGGAAGAAAGCTTTCGATCACGATGTTCAGCAGCTGGCTACAAATTCTTCGATACTCATTGTCACCTAGATAGAATCTTTGATGATCTGAAAAGCAAATCAGACAAACAGTTTTcaaatttcaaagaatttaaaGAGGCAAATTGGACAACATTTCCAAAAGAATTTGCTGGTTGCTTAACTGTTTTTTGTGATCCTTGGAAATTTGATTCTAAAGGTTAGTCTTATTGAAACTATTTagctttcttttttgtatttttactttcttatcCCATGCTTGTTGTTTTACCATGTATTAGTTTTTCTACATAGTAACAAccaatatatatgcttaaatgtatttgtttttctctAATAAATTGCACTTTGGGAGGCTCTGATGAAactataaggtgttactcaggcactcaactatgaatcAGTGGAAACAACTGTAAATTAACAAAGTTcataaaatcatttattaatttgtcatctcttttcttgcctcactgaggcaatgactagtgaccaagacctttggaaatattcagtgcgtgagaagatccggcaagccatatgagaccataacctgtggcctatgccaggggtgtaaccagccaacttatgcgtacctttccttcattagacactaaactctgcttgcgaagacctgttgaggcaagtgaaatcgaaatcaaatcaaatttgcaaattcgatgactgacacCCGTGCCACTGGAGTGCTAAGatcaccatctgagtgtgatcgctGCCAgcgcagctgactggcttccgtaccggtggcacatgaaaagcaccattcaaatgtgatcgttaccagcgccgccttactggcacatgaaaaacatttgagcgtgaccattgccagtaccgcctgactggcccccatgccggtggcacgtaaaagcacccactacactcccggagtggttggcattaggaagggcaaccagctgtagaaactctgtcagatcagattggagcctggcgcagccatctggttcaccagtcctcagtcaaattgtccaacccatgctagcatggaaagcggacgttaaatgatgatgatgatgatgatgatgaataactcgtataaatgttggttggtttCTCTGGTAATGCTTTACATTGTatgaagagaagaggaaagagtgtagaagagagatacagagaaagttgaggtggAAGTGCAAAATGAGTATCTGGTGATATATATCCATCTAAGAGTCCATAAGTCAGTTGATGTGTCTACCCACCTCCAACAATGGATACCTCTGAAGagcacagggttacataatcggactgttACCTAACGCTGTTGAACCCCCTGTGTGAAACCGAAAAGCTCAGCTGTAATGGATATACAGTACTTTACATTTCAAttaatacacatagacacaaacacacacacacacatgtatgtacatatatatacaacatacacacacataacgtaAGAGAGATTAGGTTGTCTGTAtccccattaaaaaaaaaattttctcaagGTCATTCATTATTCATGGATTTAGTGTTTGTGCGCTGTGAGATGATGATTGTGTTGATGATTGATCACAGATGTATGCTGAGCACATGGTTAGAGGCAACAGAAAGTGCTGATGCACTAACTGCCAAAAGGTCGCAAGTTTAAACCCTAGCTGGAGTCGTTAAATTGTATATTCATTCAAGCATGCCACATTAGTAACTCTGTTTGCTTCAGGCTtcttcactgaaacaaataagccttccttatcttcatttatttatcttcttcATTCTGAttccttgggtttttttttacggTTCATTGGTTAGCAAGCTGGAATAACATGCAACTATTAAGAGAATCATTGTTGCATTGATTCACATGCAAATATGCAATATTGCATATTGCTGAAACAATTGTTTTTACGGCTAAATGCATTCCATTGCTATTGCTAATCACTGAGGCGTGAATTAGGGAATGAGTGGGATCTATTTCAGCCTAACCTTTCTAGCTCAGTCGTGGTTCAATTGTCTCTTGTTGTTGTATTtttgcaaagaaaagaaaagaaaaaaaaaaattcttcagctgcaataataattgataatgatataataataagttttgaattttggcacaaggccagcaattttcaggaGACTGGAGGTAATTGCTTACATTGACCTCAttatttgacaggtactttattttatcaacctcgaaaggatgaaaggcaatgttaaccttggtgagatttgaactacggcaataataataataatcctttctactacaggcacaaagcctgaaatttgtggggaggggactagtcaattacattgaccccagtactcaactggtacttaatttatccaccctgaaaggatgaaaggcaaagtcaaccatggcagaatgtaaggacggaccaaatgccactaagcattttacctggtgcgctaacgattctgttggcttcctgaaaacaataataataataataataaccctttctattgtGGGCACAGGACCTGAAATccttgggagaggggactagcaGATTACATCAAATCCAGTGTTctgtgatgggattctttcagtttccacctattaaatccactcacaagatttcggTCAGTCTCGGGGCTATaataaaaggcacttgcccaaagtaccctacagtgggactgaactcaaaaccatatggttgggaagtagtttttaaccacacaaccatgcctgcacacacattaaaaaagtgagagagagagaaagagatgttttataaatatgaaatgatttcaaattttgatctcTTGCAGGAAGTCTACTATGTAGCTTCATCATGGAAGACAACGTGTGGATAGCAATGGGATGTCACCCAAAGAAGGTGAAGTATTTCACTGTTGAGCGAATGCAGCAACTGAAGGATTGCCTGTTGCAAGTGCCATCCATTGTAGCTGTCGGAGAGATAGGATTAGACTACTCTGGATCGTGAGTATCAATATTTGTGTTGTTAAGTTTCccaaattggatcttttcggtttgaatggcaattttttctagcggtgtcatatgaaattgtcacccataattatgtccCTAgtgtcgatctattgcatttcaatctgttttagggttaggggggaagggtaccttttttcttcagaaatgtaaataaacccaatctgtctcttaaacgagggacatattcatacggcacagaatgttttcacctcaaataaacgtcattgattggttgaaattgcagaaattgaagaaaaaaaacaacaaatattttacaaactatagaattttctcaaagccaagagaaaagatgttttataaacacattctaccagtatatgaagtttaaaagtgtttagttacgtggaaattttaaaaacctgccgttcaaaccgaaaagatcgccCAAATCAGTCTTGATTAAGTAGGACCTTTGAACCAGAGattttccagtcatgaccattctgtcatattttttttcttttgttagttttcttttttcaggCATAATGTATTTAGAACTAGCTGATTCTATATGTCTTCTGctttttaagacggtagggtgtgatttgagagagtgCAACATATAGGGTCCCTCTCATTGGCTCATATTGTTGATGCAGCTGAcaaacacaggagtggctgtgtggtaagtagcttgcttaccaaccacatggttccgggttcattcccactgcatggcaccttgggcaagtatcttctactatagcctcgggccgaccaaagccttgtgagtggatttggtaaacagaaactgaaagaagcccatcgtatgtttgtgtttgttaccccaacatcgcttgattaccgatgctggtgtgtttacgtccccatttcttagtggttcggcaaaagagaccgatagaataagtactaggcttacaaagaataagtcctggggtcaattttctcgactaaaaaaaaaaggcggtgctccagcatggccacggtcgaATGACTGGAACGTGTAAAAGAGTGCCCACATTTCAAGTGTTTCTGTTTAAGTTTAGAATTTATCGAgaattattttgtaaataattttgttattattaagttggTACCCAAGACATAATTTAAGCTTGCATAAACTCTCAGTGGATGGTTTCTAAATGTAATCACTTAAAATCAGGTAATTTTATTTCATAGAACTTGATGCGGTTCTGgatgggttggtattaaaagggttattATTCAGTGAGATTATTGATCACAAGCTACAGTGGTGCTAGGCTATTCTTTGCCTCACACTACATCATCTTTTGAAAATTGCTTTCAAAAGTTGTTTCAGAAGTGGACATCCATTTAAATACAGATCAGATTTGTGTTGCTTAACTTCTGGTGATTGGACAAGaacctgaatttatatatatatatataaaacattttatcattaattaaaatcttaggatagcaagaatattcatagaaaaattcttagttaccagtggtctgGTAActaaaaattagtcaatagactatatattattcaaagaagaatacagtgtactttcagacacaaaagagatacctgaagaataggatatctgactccctagaaagagcagttaaaactcccaaaccaccaattgttgtaattccgaaagtgattggaaaataaaaacttttaccttactcttagaccctgcaaggtttctgcagacttaaatacaga comes from the Octopus sinensis linkage group LG11, ASM634580v1, whole genome shotgun sequence genome and includes:
- the LOC115217245 gene encoding putative deoxyribonuclease TATDN2, which gives rise to MFKKHKKPDRALYVFPARRMNAENESQQKSSLIDDEPEYNNNNNNSCVNVAHRNTANTAITHQHQHLESSPSRQQRTVSIAPKDQVNGLHKILSNKLNNESSPYKQQRNIPRASRVPSNKFNNKTSPNRQQLIVTYTSKDQMNNGIHKTLSDTLNNTSFLDEGEFGVTKEVSHDFGCSRQFGRARQPYSSNSQGTNKFKAAGRGRLLSLMEDYLKMESEERNGHSKESDSLTSADTCGTVIRNQHTVHNNSHPNSSSNGVLRNKRENPRILGKGRARLAKKSTMAEKKSPRVSLDRSSLKSPDMSAGQFDSCDQEDELQQQEEKSPRASLDRGSLKSPDISWDSSEIPAEDNTTEKTAVESKPLSWAEEMREFDRLHLKGNNSDYDDDDDDDSNCSMSPHVLRNSVEKENQYNSRSPENHVLYKTNNYSPNGNQFSDNGVNNRHRSKHRINTRWRTVSNDPSSNGNGFNSRNKLTSSFVVNGNEVSPKDLRHRISSIANNGRINTSSYGNKQTSLTHGDHTERITKSWEESFRSRCSAAGYKFFDTHCHLDRIFDDLKSKSDKQFSNFKEFKEANWTTFPKEFAGCLTVFCDPWKFDSKGSLLCSFIMEDNVWIAMGCHPKKVKYFTVERMQQLKDCLLQVPSIVAVGEIGLDYSGSFYQQIDDQKRALRDQIRLAVDMNKPIIIHCRDAEEDCLQIFLEECPQNWPIHLHCYTNSYNCAQKWLNAFPNLCIGLTPKVTYKSSTALHDTAHRISLDRLLLETDAPYFIPSMVSQNAMVTSHPGMAFTVAETVANLKNISVKEVLKACLENTQRLYGIKL